The Lactuca sativa cultivar Salinas chromosome 2, Lsat_Salinas_v11, whole genome shotgun sequence genome includes the window TTTCGACCACAACATAcctgaagaagaaagaagaagcaTCCCAAAAGCTCATGGTGGCGACGTTCACAGACAAATCGATAATTGTGGTAGTGGTTGTTCAATCAGAACTTCGcatgaaaaaaaaagaaacaaaaggtGGAAGATACAATTGAAATAACCTCTTGTCTCGCATCACCGATTGCGGAAGAAATAGACTTTTCATCGACATAGTGGTGGTGGGTGACGGTGGGATTGGCGAAGGGATTAATACATGTGGCAAGACCATCTGTTAGACCATTGTTAGACCATCCGGTTAGAGCATCGGTGGTCCACGTGGCCACGAAAAAATTTCGTGCACACCACCCCGACATTTCGTGGTCGGGCGTGGTCATTGTTCTTCGTGTTCCCGACGACGAGTTTAAAAGGAAAAGTTGATTGGTCATTGGTTTATTGACCATTGAATGGTCTTTTGGCCTTTTTTCTAAATCTCAATTCAATACGCATAAATAAATCTTTTATTTTCACCAAAACTTACATCTTCATTCTAACCTTTATTCTCTAAAACTACAAAACACATGCACATGGATTCCACAAAATACATGGAATTCTTAAAAACTTTTTACTTAGATGACGATCTAGAATTCGTAGAGACATTCTTCAACGTTGTGCAACATGTTCATGACGACGAAAGTTCGAATGTTGCTCGTACAAGGGAGGTCGTCAATCGTGATCGCCAAGCCGCACATGACTTGTTGGTACGTGATTACTTTGCCGATAATTGTCTTTATAATGACGACTCTTTCGAACGTCGTTTCCGTCTAAATAAGGCTATATTTTTACGTATTAGTAATGCTTTAGAATCTCGTTatgaatttttcaaacaaaaacccgACGCTAGAGGAAGAATGAGTTTTAGTAGTATACAAAAATGTGCGGTTGCTCTTAGGTATTTGGGATACAGTATATCATTTGATCCATCTGACGCATACTTGAAAGTATCCGAGAGGACCGCAGTTGAATGTGTAGATTGGTTTTCTGCATGTGTGTATGAGGTTTTTCACGAACAATGTTTGCGCAAACCTACTCAACGTGATATTGAGAGATTATATTCGGCTCATGAAGAGAGGCACGGATTTTCGGGTATGCTTGGCAGTTTAGATTGTACGTATGTGGCTTGGGGAAAATGTCCAAATGCATGGCGTGGTCAATTCACTCGAGGAGATATAGGTGAACCAACTATCATCCTAGAAGCTATTGCATCTCAAGATTTGTGGATATGGCATGCCTTTTTCGGAGTAGCGGGGTCTAACAACAACATGAATCTTCTTGGACAGTCTCCTATTTTCAACGATATTTGGACCGACAAAGCACCTAATATGACTTTCACGATGAACGGGCACGCATAGAAATATGGTTACTACCTTGATTGTAACACTTGATTCCCGGTATGCATTTAATTTAAAgcatttttgtattttctttgggactcgacgagttggaggcccaactcgtcgagtagggtcgtgatccgcgagcattttaagtgacctactcgacgagtcgggagactcactcggcgagtaggtgctgtttgagggaaaccctaaatctgagggtttacaccctatttaaatgacttATTGCAGCCTCtattgtcccttatgctcccagaacacctcttattgaaaccctagccgctttgagtgatctaaggccatttttgttgtttttgggtggttgtgaagcttggaaggatGGGGGAAGCTTGGGAATTcgagttggggcttgtagatctagagatcttattccatcttcagctcaatcaaggtaaatgccccctgtttttggtctttcttttggttgttcatctttagggattagattttgggtgcatttagggctttctaagccatttctGGATTTGTGAAGTGATTCATGGAGTTCTACTTTCAGATCTGAGTTAttgaggggtctcatggcataaaggtgccaactctatggccatgagagccccatgcacattgtagagcaccttttatggatttttgagctaaaaaccccatgcatgtgcaccaagtttggaattttacgtataaaatggacattaggatgccagatctatggttttggtgtgttaagacccatttaaattgACTGCATAGTAATGGTCAAGGATGGacccgccgagttgttcttgggactcagaGAGTCGAGGTGTAATGACCACCGAATCCATTCTTCGAATGGACCGGTTGTTAGGGAGGAAAGTCTCGTAGATGTTTAGACGCGAACAAGGACCTGAGAATCctatgactcgacgagtgtatgaacaga containing:
- the LOC111920728 gene encoding uncharacterized protein LOC111920728, with product MDSTKYMEFLKTFYLDDDLEFVETFFNVVQHVHDDESSNVARTREVVNRDRQAAHDLLVRDYFADNCLYNDDSFERRFRLNKAIFLRISNALESRYEFFKQKPDARGRMSFSSIQKCAVALRYLGYSISFDPSDAYLKVSERTAVECVDWFSACVYEVFHEQCLRKPTQRDIERLYSAHEERHGFSGMLGSLDCTYVAWGKCPNAWRGQFTRGDIGEPTIILEAIASQDLWIWHAFFGVAGSNNNMNLLGQSPIFNDIWTDKAPNMTFTMNGHA